The following are from one region of the Candidatus Firestonebacteria bacterium RIFOXYD2_FULL_39_29 genome:
- a CDS encoding riboflavin synthase subunit alpha — MFTGIIEEIGEIRGVKTDGDNLLIDILAGKILEGMKIGSSISVNGVCLTAVKINKSDFTAEATKETLLRSNLKKLKTGDNVNLERPLKADSRLDGHIVMGHVDAVGIIRSLKKGEGSWRLAVEVPEKYTKYIVDKGSIAVDGVSLTVTECKNNTFILNIIPHTFEITILKYKKIGNEVNIEVDIIGKYIEKMQSGSKKEITKEFLNENGY, encoded by the coding sequence ATGTTTACAGGGATAATTGAAGAAATTGGGGAAATAAGAGGTGTTAAGACCGACGGGGACAACTTGTTGATCGATATTTTAGCCGGAAAAATACTGGAAGGTATGAAAATCGGCTCCAGTATCTCAGTAAACGGTGTGTGTCTTACTGCGGTCAAGATTAATAAATCAGATTTTACGGCAGAGGCAACGAAAGAAACATTACTTCGAAGTAATTTAAAAAAGCTTAAGACGGGTGATAATGTCAATTTAGAGAGACCTTTAAAAGCCGACAGTAGATTGGACGGTCATATTGTTATGGGGCATGTTGACGCTGTCGGGATAATAAGGTCATTAAAGAAAGGTGAGGGATCCTGGCGCCTGGCTGTTGAAGTGCCTGAAAAATATACGAAATATATTGTAGATAAAGGATCAATTGCTGTTGACGGGGTAAGTTTAACTGTTACCGAATGCAAAAATAATACTTTTATTTTAAATATTATCCCTCACACATTTGAGATAACTATTTTGAAATATAAAAAAATAGGGAACGAAGTAAATATTGAAGTTGATATTATAGGCAAATATATTGAAAAGATGCAG